Proteins from a genomic interval of Calditrichota bacterium:
- a CDS encoding efflux RND transporter periplasmic adaptor subunit translates to MRVAQFLGLLLLAVTLGCRAKQEAPQERHLPVQTVRVTQAVFYRTYRGYGKIQSSQATDLVAHFDGIIRLNLKRNNHYTKGEWIFTLSGPSIDQKTIELQANLKAAEEQFRLAKMKLQRRAPLNKQELLSKEHWQELQADVYLAKQSLKKAKSDWNFFRTMTRYLAPYEGTVSGLAVSQGDYIRAGTPVAHFLGVSRLKLVANFFGDPTFLKKSRKVTVVLNDSLRATGRVIFQSRAVEAETGGHQLWIELDSLKSGLVPDMFVKFRLQFDGHRAPAVPEEALVREGSRYFVVVRKKGVYKNQPVKIGKRNGAFRELIQGPPVGTWIVITGAFEYFYKNLGKTMNVAD, encoded by the coding sequence ATGCGTGTTGCTCAATTTTTGGGTTTGCTTTTGCTTGCTGTAACCCTCGGGTGCAGGGCAAAGCAGGAAGCCCCGCAGGAACGACACCTGCCGGTTCAAACAGTCCGGGTGACACAGGCTGTTTTTTATCGCACGTACAGGGGTTACGGAAAGATTCAAAGCAGCCAGGCCACGGATTTGGTGGCGCACTTTGACGGAATCATTCGCCTGAACCTGAAAAGAAATAACCATTATACGAAAGGGGAGTGGATTTTTACCCTATCCGGGCCCTCGATCGATCAAAAAACGATTGAACTTCAGGCAAATCTGAAAGCGGCTGAAGAGCAATTCCGATTGGCAAAAATGAAGCTTCAACGGAGGGCGCCGCTCAACAAACAAGAGCTTTTGTCAAAGGAACACTGGCAGGAATTACAGGCGGATGTTTATCTGGCCAAACAATCCCTTAAAAAGGCAAAAAGCGACTGGAATTTTTTCAGAACCATGACCCGTTACCTCGCGCCATACGAAGGAACGGTTTCCGGTTTGGCCGTCTCCCAAGGCGATTACATCCGGGCGGGGACGCCGGTGGCTCACTTTTTGGGCGTTTCCCGGCTAAAGCTGGTGGCCAATTTTTTTGGAGATCCCACTTTTTTGAAGAAATCTCGGAAAGTCACGGTTGTTTTAAATGATTCATTACGCGCAACCGGGCGGGTGATTTTCCAGTCGCGGGCGGTAGAGGCGGAAACGGGCGGACACCAGCTCTGGATTGAATTGGATTCTCTAAAGAGTGGGCTGGTTCCCGACATGTTTGTTAAATTCCGTCTGCAGTTTGACGGGCATCGTGCGCCGGCCGTTCCGGAAGAGGCGTTGGTGAGGGAGGGGAGTCGCTATTTTGTGGTGGTTCGAAAAAAGGGTGTTTACAAAAACCAGCCGGTAAAAATTGGTAAAAGGAATGGGGCTTTTCGTGAATTGATTCAGGGCCCACCGGTAGGGACGTGGATCGTAATCACAGGCGCATTTGAGTATTTTTACAAAAATCTGGGAAAGACGATGAATGTGGCTGATTGA
- a CDS encoding phosphatase PAP2 family protein → MLGRKNRCLVNSFVFVFCLFLSTNASAKVPSVDPHLSLFQPSIIKSDTKDFLTVGKSIACAPLQFHRNQWIELSGIVATTGLLFQLDSAVRKFALDRQNPTNDFIFNADHFYGNGFTVLGVMGLYGTGYLLKNDKIRLLGLHAAEAGGYAGAITVALKIWLGRRRPYGGDTPFYFKPFQVNNLYNSLPSGHTTMAFAISTVLAKSSSNRLWKAFWYSAATLVAASRVYHNQHWVSDVFLGAAIGYSVGRFVIHLNP, encoded by the coding sequence ATGTTAGGACGAAAAAATCGGTGCCTGGTCAATTCGTTTGTGTTTGTCTTTTGTTTGTTTTTGTCAACGAATGCTTCAGCCAAAGTGCCCTCTGTGGATCCCCATCTTTCTCTCTTTCAACCGTCCATTATCAAAAGTGATACAAAAGATTTTTTGACCGTGGGAAAATCAATTGCGTGTGCCCCGCTTCAGTTTCACCGCAATCAGTGGATTGAACTAAGCGGAATTGTCGCAACAACGGGTTTGCTGTTTCAATTGGATTCCGCTGTCAGAAAATTTGCGCTCGATCGTCAAAACCCGACGAATGATTTTATATTCAATGCCGACCACTTCTACGGAAACGGATTTACCGTTCTGGGGGTGATGGGCCTGTACGGGACGGGGTATTTGCTGAAAAATGACAAAATTCGACTCCTGGGATTGCATGCGGCAGAAGCTGGCGGCTACGCAGGTGCAATCACAGTTGCGCTGAAAATATGGCTTGGCCGAAGACGTCCCTACGGGGGCGACACTCCGTTCTATTTTAAACCCTTCCAGGTGAATAATCTCTACAACTCACTTCCCAGCGGTCACACGACAATGGCCTTTGCGATTTCAACGGTGCTGGCAAAATCCTCGTCCAATCGCCTCTGGAAGGCGTTCTGGTACTCGGCAGCGACCCTGGTGGCGGCCTCACGGGTTTACCATAATCAGCACTGGGTGTCCGATGTCTTTTTGGGTGCCGCCATTGGGTACAGTGTGGGACGCTTTGTGATCCATTTGAATCCCTGA
- a CDS encoding response regulator transcription factor yields MRVLVVEDEKALAGRIRDVLENNGYTVDMAFDGASGRDQALLNEHDLLVLDILLPKLSGIQVLQEIRSAGLTLPVLLLTAKNTVDDKVAGLDAGADDYLTKPFAVPELLARIRSLLRRSSLEKQSLLQADDLTVDTATHEVRRGGHLLNLTAREYAILEFLLYNKNRVVSRLSIAEHVWGDHFDLFTMTNFVDVHIKNLRKKIGDTPDRRLIHTVRGIGYRMKDENK; encoded by the coding sequence ATGAGAGTTCTGGTTGTTGAAGATGAAAAAGCCCTCGCCGGGCGCATTCGGGATGTTCTGGAAAATAACGGCTACACGGTGGACATGGCCTTCGACGGTGCAAGCGGACGGGACCAGGCCCTGTTGAACGAACACGATTTACTGGTTCTCGATATTCTTCTTCCTAAATTGAGCGGAATTCAGGTCCTTCAGGAAATCCGCTCGGCTGGACTCACCCTGCCGGTCCTGCTTCTTACGGCCAAGAATACCGTGGATGACAAGGTTGCAGGTCTGGATGCCGGCGCCGACGACTATCTGACCAAGCCCTTTGCCGTTCCGGAACTCCTGGCACGCATCCGATCCCTTTTGCGCCGGTCCAGTCTGGAAAAACAATCCCTGTTGCAGGCCGATGATCTCACGGTGGATACGGCCACACATGAGGTGCGCCGCGGCGGCCACTTACTTAACCTCACGGCCCGGGAATACGCCATCCTGGAATTTCTGCTCTACAATAAAAATCGCGTCGTATCCCGATTGTCCATTGCCGAACACGTGTGGGGCGACCACTTTGATCTTTTTACCATGACCAATTTTGTGGATGTGCACATCAAAAATTTGCGCAAAAAAATCGGGGATACCCCCGATCGGCGGTTGATTCACACGGTACGGGGCATTGGCTACCGGATGAAGGATGAAAATAAATGA
- a CDS encoding HAMP domain-containing protein: MKIGYRFAGLYFGVTLVILLIFSLSVYWGMQRILLTTLDENLHFVVNSIENNYDPSKREFEYMEAEPEKADPFLEYYLVIYNLSGKPIYKSAIAQKVHLAIPLSRENSTEGFTTRITVKEAVQWVHPDRGGEITFRAFNRKIYYKNHQIGWVTIARPIEEVDESLNKLALVFSIAILGTVLLIGLGSYFITRRVLSPITLITRKANQISHTNLNERIEGVQSNDELGALANTLNGLLDRLQKAFESQQRFLADAAHELKTPLAVLRAHWEEELNNAGLQADLREKLAHDVELLSRLNHLINSLLLLSKTENVSAEFSFEPVNLADLLNEVVSDASVLAAAKKQTLEIGRLDSQVILGDRDRLYQMVFNIVENAVKYTPEGGQIKIEAQQKNGRVEISVTDNGPGIPAEDVPHLFDRFYRVKKDRSRETGGSGLGLAISQLIARIHGGTITVTSEVGKGSRFEITLKAEENA; the protein is encoded by the coding sequence ATGAAAATTGGCTATCGTTTTGCCGGCCTGTATTTTGGTGTCACGCTGGTGATCTTACTGATTTTCAGCCTCAGTGTCTACTGGGGCATGCAGCGCATTTTGCTGACCACGCTGGACGAAAATTTGCATTTTGTCGTAAATTCTATCGAAAATAATTACGATCCTTCAAAGCGTGAATTTGAATATATGGAAGCGGAACCGGAAAAGGCCGATCCTTTTCTGGAATATTATCTGGTGATTTACAACCTTTCCGGAAAACCGATTTACAAATCAGCCATTGCCCAAAAAGTGCATCTGGCCATTCCATTGAGTCGGGAAAATTCCACCGAAGGATTTACCACCCGAATTACCGTAAAGGAGGCGGTTCAGTGGGTTCATCCCGATCGCGGGGGAGAGATTACCTTTCGAGCCTTTAATCGCAAAATATATTACAAGAATCATCAAATTGGATGGGTAACCATCGCGCGACCGATTGAAGAGGTGGACGAATCGTTAAACAAATTGGCCCTTGTTTTTTCAATTGCGATTTTGGGAACCGTCCTTCTCATTGGTCTCGGATCCTATTTCATCACCAGAAGAGTGCTCTCCCCGATCACGCTCATTACCCGGAAAGCCAATCAAATCAGTCACACGAATCTCAATGAACGCATTGAGGGTGTTCAATCGAACGATGAACTGGGTGCCTTGGCCAATACCCTGAACGGACTTCTGGATCGCCTGCAGAAGGCCTTTGAGAGTCAACAACGGTTTTTGGCGGACGCCGCCCACGAATTGAAAACGCCGCTGGCGGTTCTCCGGGCCCATTGGGAAGAGGAACTCAACAACGCCGGGCTCCAGGCGGATTTAAGGGAAAAGTTGGCTCACGATGTGGAGCTGTTATCCCGCCTGAATCACCTGATTAACAGTCTGCTTCTTCTCTCGAAAACGGAGAATGTCTCCGCTGAATTTTCATTTGAGCCCGTTAACCTGGCCGATCTCCTCAATGAGGTCGTTTCGGATGCGTCTGTTCTGGCTGCAGCCAAAAAACAAACCCTTGAAATAGGGCGCCTTGATTCACAAGTTATTCTGGGCGATCGGGATCGATTGTACCAGATGGTTTTCAATATTGTTGAAAATGCTGTAAAATACACGCCCGAAGGGGGGCAGATTAAGATCGAAGCCCAGCAAAAAAACGGTCGTGTGGAGATTTCTGTAACGGATAACGGCCCCGGCATTCCTGCGGAGGATGTACCGCACCTGTTTGACCGGTTTTACCGGGTGAAAAAGGATCGCTCGCGGGAAACCGGCGGAAGCGGCCTGGGCTTGGCGATCAGCCAACTGATCGCCAGAATTCACGGCGGAACGATCACCGTGACAAGTGAGGTGGGAAAGGGAAGTCGATTTGAGATAACTTTGAAAGCGGAAGAGAACGCATAA